In Sandaracinaceae bacterium, the genomic window TGACGGTCAGCGGCTGGGCCAGCACACCCTCGATGCGCAGCGATGGCGCCGACGGCCCAGTGGGCGCTGGCATGTTGGCCGCCCTCAGCTCGGCCCCGGGGACGATCCACGGGGTCTCCACGGTGCGACCCTGGCGCTGATCGTTGGTCAGGCGGCCCTGGTTGGTGAGCCCGCTGGGAAGCAGGCCCTGCACGGTGACGTACGGTCCCGGCCGGTAGCGCGGACGCATGGCGGCCTGCGCGGGGTCGCCGGTGCCCGCGAGGCCCGGGGGCGGCGGTGGCGGCGGTGGTGGCGGCGGCACCGGGGCGCCCAGGGGGTGGTCGGGGTCTTCATCGCCGGTCGCGGTCGGGTCTTCTGCAGAGCCCGTGAAGCCGCTCGCGAAGTGCCACGCCAGGCCCCCTCCGAGGCACAGCAAGACGACCAGCACGGTGGGGCATCCGACGAGGATGGCCAGGTTCCGCCCCGAGGACGGGTCCTCCAGGTGGCTGGGAGCCTCCGCCAGCAGCGCCTCTTCTTCTTCGCGCCCCAACCGGGCCCCGCGCCGGCGCCGTCGCGCTTCGGTGTCTTCGCTGCCCTCGCCAGGCTTGTCGCGGTCGCCTCTCACGCGGGTCCTCGGGGGGTCTCACCCGGCGCTCCGGTGAGGCGTGCCAGCACCATCAGCGGCAGCATGACCAGCTTCTTCTCGCGGTTCACGCACACCAGCTGCACCTTGCCTTCCACCAAGCGTTTGCCATCGGTGCGCCGGTGGACGTCCTGATGGAAGACCAGCCGGTAGTCCGACTCGCGCTCCACGCGCGTGTGGATCTCGAGGGCGTCTCCGAAGACCGCGCCTTCGCGGAACGTCATCTCGGCCTTGTAGACCACGAAGCCCACGCCCTCGGTCTCCCACAGGCCCACCAGCTCGGACACACCCAGGAAGTGCTCGCGCGCGCGCTCGAAATACTTCAAGTAGTTGGCGTGATAGACGACCCCGGAATGATCCGTGTCCTCGTAGTAGACCTGAACCGCGTGGACGTGCGGGGCTTGCACCATCGGGCGGATATATCAGGCGCGACGGACAACCGCATCTCGTGTGCGCGAGGGCCGGCACGGATGCCGCGCCAGGTGGCCTTGGTGGTCGCGCTCGCCCTCGGGCTCTTCGGCTGCGGTGACCCGCCCCCCCCCGCGGCCGATCCTCTCGCGGACCCGCAGACCCCGCGCCCGCAGGAGGCCACGCCGCCGTCCCTGACCGCCCGGCCCAGCACGCCTCCGGACAGCGCGTGCCGAGTCACGCCGCTCGCCACGATCGTGGCCCCCGAGCGCGTGCAGCGCCTGACGCTCCTCACGGGCGCGGCCCAGCCAGCGCCTGGCACCGAGGGGCTCTCGCTCTTGGTCGAGACCGCCACCACCGAGCTGGTCCGGCTGACCCCGGAGTTCGGCGTGCGCACCCGGCGGCCCCTCGAAGTGCGCATCGAAGCGGCGGTCAGCACGGGCGCTGGCATCGTCGCGCTGGTGGCCGGCCCTGCGGGTCCCACAGGGGCCGCGCAGTACCGCGTGCTGCAGCTGGGCGAGACCGCGGCCAGCGACACGGAGCTCCAGCTTCCGGTTCCGGTGCACGCGGTCGGCGCCTTTCGCCGCAACACCGCTGCCGGCCAGGTGGTCTTCACCTGGACCGATGGCCGCCAGCCGCCGCTGGCCCTCCGCCTGCTCACGTCGCCGGGTCAGGCCCCGCGCTTCGACGCGGCCTATGCACTCAGCCCCGAGGTGGATCTCGACGACGCGCGCGCGGTGCAGCTGCTGCGGGTCGCCCTCGACGACACGTCGTTCGCCGCCATCGTGCGCGAGGGCGCCGCCGAGGGTGCCGACAGCCAGGTGTGGCTCGCGCGGCCCAGCGGCCCCGTGCCGGTGCCTGCCCTCGAGGACGTGGCCGACATCGAGTCGCTCGCCATCGTGGGCGATCAGGTGTGGGCCATCGCCACCCTCGAGTTCTCGCGCCCGCTGCTGTTCCGCATCCTGCCCACTGGCCAGCTGGATGGGCCCCCCGAGGAACTCGCGCGCGACGCCACGCTGCCCGCGCCGCTGCCGAGTGGAGACCCCGCGCGCCTCTTGGTAGAGGGCGACCGGCTGCTCCTGCGGCGGCGCAACGCCATGGGTGACCCGCTCCTCCCCGACGCCGTGGTCGCCACGCGCACCAGCGCCACGCTGCCCGCCGACGTGCTGCGGGACGGGGCGCGCTACGTGGTGGTGTATCAAGACCGTGACGAAGCGGGCGGCTCGTGGCCCATTCGCTTCGCCTCACTAGACTGCGCCCAGCCATGACCTCTGCACCCCTCACCGCCCGTCGTCAGCGCACCGCCTACCTGGGCCAGCGGCCCTATGCGTTTGCCCACCGTGG contains:
- a CDS encoding YbgC/FadM family acyl-CoA thioesterase, translating into MVQAPHVHAVQVYYEDTDHSGVVYHANYLKYFERAREHFLGVSELVGLWETEGVGFVVYKAEMTFREGAVFGDALEIHTRVERESDYRLVFHQDVHRRTDGKRLVEGKVQLVCVNREKKLVMLPLMVLARLTGAPGETPRGPA